The Gossypium hirsutum isolate 1008001.06 chromosome A13, Gossypium_hirsutum_v2.1, whole genome shotgun sequence nucleotide sequence tttaagataaatggtttagggtttaaggtttaggagttaattagtatttgaaggtttaagatgaattatgggtttaggattatggtttagggtttatagttgGGGTTTAAAGTGTAAAGGTTtggggttaagggtttagggtttagggtttatgggataggggttaagaggtttaaggtttaggttaattagtattttttaatttatatattaaatgatttcttatataattgtaaaagagataatattaatttgaatatattaaacttatgattatattttaaattatttaagagataatagataaaccttatatatatattaaatggtttaagatttaatctaaaaatattttgatatattaaaaataattcaattcaaattaattcctctacatttaatttatttaagtgaaatttaaacttaaaatttagtccttatattttaatttgattagttttagtccctatatttttcaaatcgatcaattttatcttttgttcttttcaaaatttaaaattttagtcatgatCACTCAAATGATagcaattatatatgtttgattaaattctactattagtcttGGTATTGTGCGTAAAGTTGTAGGTTGAGTTTATGTtatccaattagatcattcttggtccctatacttttcgaattttgaaattttaattttgacacaAATGACAATCGTTAAATACGTAACTGGctttttgtgagtaatatgtttgttacattagattttagaaatagcaaaacttaatgaatttaatagctaCCATTCAATTAATActacaatttcaaaatttcaaaattacaatgactaaaaataacaaaattaaagtaaaatgactaaatccacaacttacatataattcaatactaatagaaaaaaaataataattaaaaatatttaacttgtttatatttaaaaaattaataaatatcaaatgaaaataacatgtatatatttataaaaaaattaaaacaatatcattagGTTTAAGTAAATTTACACTAAGTATTTATAAATATGATGtgttttaagtaaaatttaattggAGATTTAAAGGATTAATTGCGTTTTTTTTAAATACCTcaaaaaaaacataattgtttAACTTAAACATGATCCTTTTcctttctaaaatatttttttttctcataccCGACACTAAAACCCTTAATTTTTTCCCTAAAATTAGTATCCTCAAAACACCCCCAACCTCACCCTTCTGTTGCCCTTTTCAATAAAGAAACTCTCCAACAGCAGCGTCTCCGTTGTCTGGGTGTCTCTTGCTTCCCTGGCGCCGGAGGAAGAGGTGTGGCTGCTCTCCGGCCGATTAGCAAAGGAGAGTTGCTTCTTAGATTTCCAAAATCTGCCTTAATCACAACTGACTCTCTTCTTTCAAGAGATGAAACTTTGTCTCTTGCACACAAATCCCATCCTTCTCACTCTTCTACCCAAGTTTGCTTTTGTGTTTCAGTATTCGATATATGTTTTAATCTGCGTTTCAACCAAACAAAACGACTGGACTAAAGCAATTTGCCTATTTTCATTTGCAAGGTAGGTATTCACTATTTGTTTGTTATATGAAATCAATAAAGGAAAGGCTTCTTCTCCATGGCACCCTTATTTTCTGCACTTGCCTTGTAGTTATTCCATACTCGCCGCTTTCGGTGAACTTGAAACGCAAGCCTTGCAAGTTCTGTCTCTTATTTTACctcttttgcttttgcttttgctttctCACATTTGCTTCActtgtatttctttttttcttttttttctttctaacctTGCTATTTATCTCGTTCTTAGGTGGATTATGCCATCTGGGCTGCTCAGAAAGCTGTCACAAAAGCTAAATACGAGTGGGAACAAGCCTTCACTCTCATGAAGGAACTTAAGCTTAAGCCTCCACTTCTCACTTTCAGGGCTTGGATTTGGGCTACTGGGACTGTAAGTTCACAGTGTTTATGCTTctctgggtttttctttttcagtttttaTTTATGTTGGACAGCTTCAACTTAGACTGTTATGCACATTTCACACGCATGCATATGGATAAATGTCTGGTTAAACAAGCATACATGGGTTCCTAATTTATCTTCTCGTGTCTCTAATTAACATTTTCCTACATATTATTGCTTTGATAAAGGTTCAGATTATTGCTCGGGACAAAATACCGCAGACTTCcgaaaatatatgttatttatgcAAACATTTCTTAGTAAGATGAGATTAAAATTTTGGAGTGTCAAACAAATAATACTGTTTGAAAAGTTCAGAATTGGAATAGACTGCTGCTTTAAAGTATCTGTATGGATGGTTACGTCATCACACAAAGTATGGTACTCTTTCGCCACCCGAGCTTGCTAATTCTTTGTATTATGCATATGTAAGTACACTAGGGTataattctttgtttttttggttagtttttttcttttggaacaaTGCCTTGATATTGCAATCTTGGTTTGAGTGTAAGTCGCTTCCTCTAATGTTACTGTGGGATAGTTTGCTTATGTTGTGAATGTTGTGATTACAAGAGTGTCTTTTTGCATATGATTTCCATGACTGCAGTGATTATATTTTGGACTTAGAGTTTTACATATGGTGACAGGATATAATTTTCCTTAAGATTACTAGAAGCTTATCCCTAACattacatttttgaaatgttattGTTATATTCTGGTGTTAATCAAATTGTTTTCTGCCATACATGTGATAACCCAACATGTCAATCTTCTGTGTGCCAAACTCATATGGGTTGCATCATCTTTTCCtctatttctcttctttcttatCTTTCAATGGTAAAGTGATGCATTGGTGTGTTATATAGCTCTCTTATAGGGTTGAATTATTTACTTGCTCCATCTTTGTAACCTTAGGCTGCTAAAAAGATGCTCCAGATAACATGTTGCACCTAGTTGGACCTTAGAAGACAAACTAGCTCTTCTATTCAGCTCCATGcaattaattatttgatttgttgAAGCTATtggttgatttagatgatttgatTATGCACTTCCTCAATTTACATATATCCTTAATCATCTCTTCCAAAATGCCTTTTTTAATGCATTCAGATCTTGCATATGCAGTTTGATTTGTTTAGCCTCTGTTACTGAGATTgtccatttaaaattatttgatgatAAACTTCCCTTTGCCTGTGGTGGCCATATTTTCAGCACTATTGAATTTAGTCTTTTGGTCTATGTCTGGATCTTTAGGCACTAGATTTGAAGCCAAACTATGTGCGTGCTTGGGCAAACATGGGTATCAGTTACGCCAACCAGGTTTGTTATCTCCTGCATTGTTCTCTCATTGTCTTGACATTCATGAAAAGGGAACTGCATTTCTTACCTTATGTCTTCATTTCCTTTTGCATATTAAATTTATGCTTATTAATTAAAcaacataaatcatatttttttaatctccTTAATTATTTGGGTCCATCCTACATAATAGTCAAATTTATTAATCAACTAGCCACTATTATTTGCGTGACTTAAGATTGAGTCTAGATTTCAGCAATTTTTTAATGTAGTCAATGTTATTCAGAATTTTTTAATGTAGTCAAtgttatttagaattttttaatgtAGTCAATGTTATTCCGGTATAAAATACAGTTGGTACTAATTATATGAGTGCTTACCGATTGATTTCGCCTTTACCGACCGAAGTATGGTATATCGgtagataaaaaaatgaattttaaaatataattttagatttaaagttaaatattttattctttattttggatttgtagaagattaaaatatgtcataagtccatGCAcgcttttaaattttgaaatttactccctatacttttattttcaagaatttagtttatctattttttagattttaaaacaaCGTTAATAGTtggacttaaattttgaattcggaaaaatatatggactaaattctaaattttttaatagtagaaggatttaaggtatatttttcaatttttcgaaTTATGGATAGTATGGGATGatcttattgtttaatttatggAATACTTTTTTTACTTGttcattttgaaattgtttagTGATAGATTGTATTTTCAAGGcttattaaaaagtattttatattattgattaatattttatatttaatatttataaatattatataattttttttaaataacaataaatatgaaataaaccAGATAATATTgactttattaataaaaataaaaacaatcaaatCTATTTAAgtgcatatatttttttaatcaattaaaattatttttggtttggttttgaAGATCACTTATCCACAAAGCATAACTCATTCTATAATCCATCAGATTTatgcttcttttttcttttttttagtgtttttgttATACTTTTCGGTGTTCAGCCTTATGAAACACTTTTTATATTTGACTTTTTTAAATCTTTGGATGTTgtcattttttttatagtttattgcctgttatgtgttttatttttttttcgattGTTTATTTCCCTTTGATTTAACAGCATTTTCTTGCAAATCTTTGAATAATTGAATCCTagaatatatgtgtttgaaatttaTTGATGTGGTCTGTGagttatttttagttgttttatgcTGTTTATTATGATTTACTAAATAAGAGAacctaaattaagaaaaaaataggtgtctgaaaaaaaaatggtagttTTAATTATTGTTTCCTGCTTGAAGTTGAATGCTGTCCATATATGATTTTGAATGCTGGAAATTTGCAGCATTTAATTTCCTGCTTGAAGTTGATTAAACTATGCTGTAAATGCAAAACATTTATATGCTGTTCACATGCTAAATTAACCATTAGTGAGCTTAAAATTGGTCTATTCGAATGTGTTAAATTCATTGTTCAATGTGATGTTATTTATGCTAATGTTATATGTGGCGTTAATGTTGACTTGttaattgcatattttattattaatttgacgttatatgtgtcattcattaacttttgtttcttttttctcagGTTTGAGTTTTTGTTGGATGCATGGTTCAGGATTAGCTGAATTCATGCATAGTGACGACTTGTTTGAGCTAATTGCTGATCTTAAAGTGTGCATTCTATcattattttgttctttttgtaTTTTGTTAGATTTCTGGTGTAGTATGATAAGTGCGGTATTTTGTTTGACTGTTATTGATAAACTTTCTATTTGGtgggatatatatttatatcatagaTATTATTcttcttctcaatattttgataatgaattttaaaattttttatatttttcataacttttttaatattttattatttttttaaattttatgatttagcggcatttttttggATAAACGCCGCAaactttagtggcgttttctatagcgacattttttgcggcgcttgaaAAAACTCCGCTAAAAGTCAGTTTTGCTGTAGTGATATAAAAATCATCATaatttgaatattaatattaatttaaataatattatttgtgattttttaaaggctatttatttcatatatattgttaaattatttagttttaatattaaaattgttaatattcatttttatgATATTATATCTATCTTTGATTTCCTTTAGATAATGAATGTAACTCAAGTAAATATTACAGAATAAAATCTTAAAGCATATGTGTAATCGCTAATTATCTTGAGcagattttttctattttttagcatttattttaataaatattgaaatatttaattatctttgAATCCTAAAATATGTACTTATGGTAacctataatatttttttaaagaaatctaTTAACTACAGTTCTcatcatattttatcatttattttaataaatattataatattaccTTTGGCTGAATTTTTCTGTTTCAATATGAAAATCtgtacttataattttttttatggaccCTATTAACTATAACTGTCATTATATTAATGTGACAagtcactatatatatataaactatatcacataagctttgtttttttttccttaaatatatatgatattttaattgGAATGATAACATTTGGAAACACAACACAAGTTCACAAAATATAGAATTTAACTCGAGAGTTTGCAAGCACTAAATTTCTAGAAAACACGAGAATGTTTGATTGCGAACCCCACATGGTTTTCAATGCAAAACCTCAATTTGAAGTCGAACAACGCTTTTAATTGGACCATCATCTCATCTTAACTATAATGGAGTGGCGGTGCATTACGCTCCTCTGCTTACGTGTCACCAAATAATTCACCCTTCACTGATCACAACCTAATGCTAGCCTGGATTTTAGGCATTTTCTCCACAATACATATAGTTAAAAAACTAATAGCCACCGCAGTCTCCTGATAGTCCTTTCTTATGTTAGTCCCTTTACTATGATAAAGTTtgagatttaaaattttacttaatttgacATAATGTAATCCTTCTCTttttataatgttaataataGTCTAAATTGACAATATTATTAGTTGTTGTTGGTAAAAGGATGAcaagatattttttaaaataacctTAAACGTTGGAttaatatgtaaatttataattcatcaaatatattaatattagatTGTAGTTTCACATTGCTCTACAAATGTGACATAATAACAGTAAATAAAAACAGTTGCACATAATCACTTTAGTAATAAATAATTAACGatgttattaatttaaattttgtaataatattatagAAATAGAGGAACtgattaatttcaaattaaaccAAGTTTAAATTGTCAAATTTGTCTCACCTACTATAGAAGCCAGTTTCCAACTTCAGCTTGCCACCAAACCCCTTTCGCATTCcatctatataatcaaatcaaAACCGTTGAAGCTAACGCTCTAACACATTCATCAATCATAATTTGATCACGACCGCCAATCAAATCAGTTGGTCCACAAATTCATCGACGAGACCAAAACTAAACatctctaattttttaaaaataaattttaaaaaaaatccagtaAGGATTCGAGAATTTCACCCTATATATATCTCTCTCTCAAATAATGAGGTGAAATTTAGGTtacttccttttttatttttcaccttTCGATTCTCCACGGTGCCGCCAGGCACTGTTTTCTCTTTTCTAGGTAAtcccatttttcttttctattttatatgatttttgatggcacaatttaatgaaattaaatgttTTCCGATCTGGGTTTAACATCAATCGGTATAATGTTGTCGCTGTTATTGATTTCTGTTGGTTTTGTTTCTTGGAATTATAATCATAgcctcaattatgaaaagttttTCCCTATGACCGGATATAGTAATAGTGGATTATCCATTATTAAATTGTTGAATAGAtcttatttttttagttacaatGCAGATTTATTTCTGATAACTAATGAATCAGTTTTCTTTAACCGATTGGATTCATACTAGTATAATGGTTTAACTTACCTGAAAAAGGCATCGTCTTTAGGGTTTTCGcagttttgatttgtttttttctCAATGGTATAACGTAAATATTTTGGATATTGTTCTCTGCTTTTCAATTTTCATTGGGAAGTatttccttaaacttttacattatGTTGGGTCCTTACATGTTTTTGTGCTTATAACAACTTTTATCGTTAAGTGTTTTATTGTTTGTAGATGACAATGCAATCGGATCCATCGGCTTCCGATCCACAAGGGATTGGGAATGCCTTTGTCAAACAGTACTACACTGTTCTTCACAATGACCCTTCACATgcttataaattttatcttgacTTGAGCGTGTTAAGCCGCCCTGGTACCGATGGTGCGATGAAGTCCGTGACTACCCTGAAAGTAAGTTTCTCTTTTGCAGACAATGCAACGGGAAtgattgaattttattttgttcGTGTTATGGCAATTTACAATGTTTTCTGTAATGCTCATAACAGGAGATAAATGAATTGATTCTCTCATTGGACTACCAGAGTTAAAAGGCCGAGATTTCTTTTGCTGATGCCCAGTTCTCATTAGCAAACGGTGTGATTGTTTTGGTTACTGGCTCTTTGATCGGAAAAGATGATGTGAGGAGGAAGTTTACACAGTCATTCTTTCTTGCT carries:
- the LOC107893881 gene encoding uncharacterized protein isoform X2, with product MKLCLLHTNPILLTLLPKFAFVFQYSIYVLICVSTKQNDWTKAICLFSFASYSILAAFGELETQALQVDYAIWAAQKAVTKAKYEWEQAFTLMKELKLKPPLLTFRAWIWATGTALDLKPNYVRAWANMGISYANQV
- the LOC107893881 gene encoding protein SET DOMAIN GROUP 40 isoform X1, which gives rise to MKLCLLHTNPILLTLLPKFAFVFQYSIYVLICVSTKQNDWTKAICLFSFASYSILAAFGELETQALQVDYAIWAAQKAVTKAKYEWEQAFTLMKELKLKPPLLTFRAWIWATGTVSSQCLCFSGFFFFSFYLCWTAST